Proteins from a single region of Budorcas taxicolor isolate Tak-1 chromosome 7, Takin1.1, whole genome shotgun sequence:
- the SPARC gene encoding SPARC has translation MRAWIFFLLCLAGRALAAPQQEALPDETEVVEETVAEVAEVPVGANPVQVEVGEFDEGAEEVEEEVVAENPCQNHHCKHGKVCELDESNTPMCVCQDPTSCPAPIGEFEKVCSNDNKTFDSSCHFFATKCTLEGTKKGHKLHLDYIGPCKYIPPCLDSELTEFPLRMRDWLKNVLVTLYERDEDNNLLTEKQKLRVKKIHENEKRLEAGDHPVELLARDFEKNYNMYIFPVHWQFGQLDQHPIDGYLSHTELAPLRAPLIPMEHCTTRFFETCDLDNDKYIALDEWAGCFGIKEKDIDKDLVI, from the exons ATGAGGGCCTGgatcttctttctcctttgcctggcTGGGAGGGCCTTGGCAGCCCCT CAACAGGAAGCCTTGCCTGATGAGACAGAAGTGGTGGAAGAAACCGTGGCTGAGGTGGCCGAG GTACCCGTGGGAGCCAACCCCGTCCAGGTGGAAGTAGGAGAATTCGATGAGGGTGCCGAGGAAGTCGAGGAAGAGGTGGTAGCTGAGA ACCCCTGCCAGAACCACCACTGCAAACACGGCAAGGTGTGCGAACTGGACGAGAGCAACACCCCCATGTGTGTGTGCCAGGACCCCACCAGCTGCCCTGCCCCCATCGGCGAGTTTGAGAAG GTGTGCAGCAACGACAACAAGACCTTCGACTCTTCCTGCCACTTCTTTGCCACCAAGTGCACACTGGAGGGCACCAAGAAGGGCCACAAGCTCCACCTGGACTACATCGGGCCTTGCAAAT ACATCCCCCCCTGCCTGGACTCCGAGCTGACTGAATTCCCCCTGCGCATGCGGGACTGGCTCAAGAACGTCCTGGTCACGCTGTACGAGAGGGACGAGGACAACAACCTCCTGACCGAGAAGCAGAAGCTGCGA GTGAAGAAGATCCATGAGAATGAGAAGCGCCTGGAGGCTGGCGACCATCCCGTGGAACTGCTGGCCCGGGACTTCGAGAAGAACTACAACATGTACATCTTCCCTGTGCACTGGCAGTTCGGGCAGCTGGACCAGCACCCCATTGACGG GTACCTGTCTCACACCGAGCTGGCCCCACTGCGCGCCCCCCTTATCCCCATGGAACACTGCACCACCCGCTTTTTCGAGACCTGTGACCTGGACAACGACAAGTACATCGCCTTGGACGAGTGGGCCGGCTGCTTCGGCATCAAGGAGA AGGACATCGACAAGGACCTCGTGATCTAA